The following are from one region of the Salminus brasiliensis chromosome 14, fSalBra1.hap2, whole genome shotgun sequence genome:
- the ncoa6 gene encoding nuclear receptor coactivator 6 isoform X3: protein MAQQPNLSELSCCPGVRLTTEHDSGLEDGDDVCSDRGNSSPARPLSPRGEEDATIFVAFKGNLDDADFQEKLDTILSEMPPMLSLGPERLAPQRVEPWNSVRVTFNIPREAAERLRLLAQNNQQQLRDLGILSVQIEGEGPINVAVGQNRGQEVRVNGPMVAPGQMRMDVGFPMQQGPGGMRMNNPSMVPPGPGMAAQGMVPGSSGQMHPRVPRPPQTDSMDPMLSGLALQQQQQLQHPQAPHGPPNSMGPQGHHMPGMQANRQLNPAALQQLQQHQQQQQHQQQQQAQLAQLGGARAPFNPSNQMPGPAGWNSLPAQGSMGPNWRKGPPPQAQMGQRPPSLASVQTPNHPPPPYPFGSQQAGQVFNAMAQPQLQQQQQPAGANQFAAPQAPKGLQGVAGVVGPRAPPPLPPVSAAQGSLAAKSPGSSSSPFQQGSPGTPPMIGQGQGQLGPRPTTPQGFPQGVGSPGRAVLGQQGNVQPGFIGMPQHGQVPQGGMGGIPKRMPMGFSNVPVSQNFVQGQVTASGAGTPTGSAPQLQNSQSMAHPGAQPSVSAPNHMQPNSIQTGGIGHHSGMAPQPPATSGGGMGQPQTGLQTQMMGIQSQLTTQPAASSQGQMVQVQAGGQTVLSRPMNQGQRGITPPKQMMPPQGQGMMQSQGQLGGGQGHQALLLQQQQQQQQQQQQPQQQQQQQHQQQQQLQQQQQQQQQVASQQQQQNVMIEQMVASQMQGNKQAFGPKGQPGVMQGPMMRGPSPNLQGNMVQFPSQQQMTPQQQQQIAQLQQQQLQQQQLQQQQQLQLQHQQPQQQQLQQQQLQQQHQQMAQSQQIPMNGNPNQTLGMHGPQMRLPGHHLVQQQLQQQQLQQKQQQQQQQQQQQQQQQQQHQQQQQQQQHQQQQQQQQQHVMQQLQQQQQAGQPHPHQLGDGSGSTGDLSQQQMLPDMQQQGIMGGPQHMQVGNGHFPGHGMPFNPQFSGQMPMGGPCGQAGGFPVSKDVTLTSPLLVNLLQSDISAGQFGPGGKQGAGGVGVNQAKPKKKKPPRKKKPKAGEGQQSAEGMGGLDSVSQGMDDVDLPGLGTEQGVGMDSSSSSKLPEFASRPGFSGQSGDQRVLQQMPIQFMAQQQQQMQQMQQQQLQQQQLQHQQMHQQQQQQQQQQQQQMQQQQMQQQQMHMQGMQIPAGQAGTPQGSQGQHQIHPHQLQLQQQPPQHLQQQQQQQQQQQQQPPTSQQQQQQQQQQQQQQQQHMMMMLKMQQEQAKNRPPLQQGGHPQRSLVNPNDPAQRMPVSQQGNMPVMINLQGHGGVPPSPDKARGMPIVNSQLGGPARRMPHPDVGQVNPGMPPEETSGAPNLQDRASIEMAPQSGNGGQQNIGSQGPNPHLLKSVPSSIPQQPGASPQQQPQQVPPMASSHNLHFPTAPSTSQSSRPKTPNRASPRPYHHPLTPTNRPPSTEPSEINLSPERLNASIAGLFPPKINIPLPPRQLNQSRGFDQQGLNPTTLKAIGQAPPGLTSLTNNNTSSGNNNNNNVQQGFTPGSSTASTGVKQEKQPGAVQAKRASPSNSRRSSPASNRKAATPSPGRQKGTKNSLTSPSHQQQMASSQAVMAGSSVLSSPTASMPSAGTLDPQQSLNPLPTLPSNPEPMRDSQMQAPQPEQRQTVQAPREPFAHRMASPRVPSQEPKGQEAGGALEQPSEEVHQPQNTAQQEPGSVVSPAFRDAPTSLNQLLDNTNLPSLPMKPPKVTPPAGGDLLPKGSPRPSVDQESQRNPGTPLNTESGLPSLPGNEPEQKPKVGSMPSPNLVSSSSANLQSSCAVSSISSGPALLSSTTSTAGLHPSSSASPNPNTKPIASMSQTVLQRPTSSGPTPPNQITVFVTSNAISSAASTVSAVPPNIVSTVLAVPSKNIRPPEVRQSASTQNRPQFITTPVFINPIFQVPASSVPSSTNVVSQPVTMVGPIQMSANIQLTHAPVSAAAAVSASASASMATHSPAVSIATSQPGRTMIGQIQVQVPASQASPASTTLPPPQPSPAAAPKQDNGSDASKSSPVGQPSLQPSSSPCTSPPFQQPLHQASPPACSSPGVTGSVARRSPLSPPAAVKNSSPLQPVLNKADGHSISQAGKTVDVAPPQGNPRVITNDMLSSSQPSSAPVSAAPAAPQPLAPLPPVSSSAPAPVPTPVSSSSPATNPPAATPSPTVVPLASPVTSSPSTTMPAPSLPPPASVPVVSSSSPLPAVEQQPSTGMETGLPGPAQTGQPAADASGSLSAAQPDVAQEEQRLGDQPGEAAPSVAEQGDTRATAEKAKGPSRRSSRAEKDPEEEMSDNGQRKRAVRPGSASSNAGKAAESNTGASPTQAKRRKSK, encoded by the exons ATGGCGCAGCAGCCCAACCTGTCCGAGCTCTCCTGCTGTCCTGGGGTTCGTTTAACCACCGAGCACGACTCCGGGTTGGAGGATGGAGATGACGTCTGCAGTGATCGTGGCAATAGCAGCCCAGCTCGGCCCCTGAGTCCACGTGGAGAGGAGGACGCCACCATCTTTGTGGCTTTTAAAGGAAATTTGGATGATGCTGACTTTCAGGAGAAGCTCGACACCATCCTGAGTGAGATGCCCCCGATGCTGTCACTGG GTCCTGAGAGGCTGGCACCTCAGCGAGTGGAGCCATGGAACAGCGTGAGAGTCACCTTCAACATCCCCAGAGAAGCTGCCGAGCGACTCCGCCTCCTGGCTCAAAAcaaccagcagcagctccgGGACCTGGGGATCCTCTCAGTGCAGATAGAAG GTGAAGGACCCATTAATGTTGCAGTTGGGCAGAACCGAGGTCAAGAGGTCCGAGTGAACGGGCCCATGGTGGCACCAGGCCAGATGAGAATGGATGTTGGCTTTCCCATGCAACAAGGCCCTG GTGGAATGCGAATGAACAACCCCTCTATGGTGCCCCCTGGACCGGGTATGGCTGCGCAGGGTATGGTGCCTGGCAGTAGTGGACAGATGCACCCAAGAGTGCCAAGGCCACCACAGACAG ACTCTATGGATCCCATGCTATCAGGCCTAGCTTtgcaacagcagcaacaactCCAGCATCCACAGGCTCCCCATGGCCCTCCCAACTCCATGGGCCCGCAAGGTCACCACATGCCGGGCATGCAAGCAAATCGGCAGCTCAATCCAGCAGCCTTGCAGCAACTTCAgcaacatcagcagcagcagcagcatcaacaacaacagcaagcTCAGCTAGCTCAGTTAGGTGGTGCTCGAGCACCCTTCAACCCTTCTAACCAGATGCCTGGCCCTGCTGGCTGGAACTCCTTGCCTGCTCAGGGCTCAATGGGTCCAAATTGGAGAAAAGGTCCTCCTCCACAGGCACAAATGGGTCAGCGTCCTCCATCCTTGGCATCCGTGCAGACGCCGAACCATCCGCCGCCTCCATATCCTTTTGGAAGTCAGCAGGCTGGGCAGGTTTTCAATGCCATGGCTCAGCCACAAttgcagcaacagcagcagccagcAGGGGCAAACCAGTTTGCAGCCCCTCAGGCCCCCAAAGGTCTGCAGGGAGTGGCGGGAGTGGTGGGACCAAGGGCACCTCCTCCCCTACCTCCTGTGTCTGCTGCTCAGGGCAGCCTAGCAGCCAAGTCCCCTGGATCGTCATCCTCACCATTCCAGCAGGGCTCACCTGGAACGCCCCCGATGATCGGACAGGGCCAAGGTCAGCTAGGGCCACGTCCCACAACTCCGCAGGGTTTCCCACAGGGAGTTGGATCCCCAGGCAGGGCTGTGCTGGGCCAGCAGGGCAATGTTCAACCAGGCTTCATTGGCATGCCGCAGCATGGGCAGGTTCCGCAAGGCGGGATGGGAG GTATACCGAAACGGATGCCGATGGGCTTTTCAAATGTTCCTGTGAGCCAGAACTTTGTGCAAGGACAGGTTACAGCTAGTGGAGCAGGAACCCCCACAGGCAGTGCCCCTCAGCTTCAGAATAGTCAAAGCATGGCACACCCAG GTGCTCAACCTTCAGTCTCGGCTCCAAACCACATGCAACCCAATTCCATTCAAACTGGTGGAATTGGCCATCACAGTGGAATGGCTCCCCAGCCTCCTGCCACTTCAGGTGGCGGTATGGGGCAGCCTCAGACAGGCCTACAGACGCAGATGATGGGCATTCAGTCCCAGCTTACAACTCAGCCTGCTGCCTCCTCTCAAGGTCAAATGGTGCAAGTTCAGGCAGGGGGGCAGACTGTCCTCTCCCGGCCCATGAATCAAGGGCAGAGAGGGATAACACCTCCTAAGCAGATGATGCCTCCACAAGGGCAAGGGATGATGCAAAGCCAGGGCCAGCTTGGTGGAGGACAAGGGCACCAAGCATTActgctgcaacaacaacaacaacaacaacagcagcagcagcaaccacaacaacaacagcagcaacagcaccaacaacagcaacagcttcaacaacaacaacaacagcagcagcaggtggcatcacagcaacaacagcaaaatGTTATGATTGAACAGATGGTAGCCAGCCAGATGCAAGGTAACAAGCAGGCCTTTGGGCCCAAAGGCCAACCAGGAGTCATGCAGGGTCCCATGATGCGAGGTCCATCGCCTAATTTACAAGGCAACATGGTTCAGTTTCCGTCTCAGCAGCAAATGACtccacagcaacagcagcaaatCGCTcagttgcagcagcagcaattgCAGCAACAGcagttgcagcagcagcagcagctacagctgCAACATCAACAGCCACAACAACAGCAGTTACAACAGCAACAGCTACAACAACAGCATCAGCAAATGGCGCAGTCCCAACAGATCCCAATGAATGGTAATCCCAACCAAACATTAGGCATGCATGGCCCTCAGATGCGGCTTCCAGGACATCATTTggtgcagcagcagcttcagcagcagcagcttcagcagaaacaacaacaacaacaacagcagcagcagcagcaacaacaacagcagcagcagcatcaacaacaacaacaacaacagcagcatcaacaacaacagcagcagcagcaacaacatgtgatgcagcagttacagcagcaacagcaggcTGGCCAGCCACACCCACATCAGCTGGGAGATGGCAGTGGGAGCACAGGTGACCTCAGCCAACAGCAGATGCTTCCGGACATGCAGCAGCAAGGTATAATGGGAGGACCTCAACACATGCAGGTGGGCAATGGCCATTTCCCTGGTCATGGTATGCCCTTTAATCCTCAGTTTAGTGGCCAGATGCCAATGGGTGGACCCTGTGGGCAAGCTGGCGGTTTCCCAGTGAGTAAAGATGTAACTCTGACTAGCCCATTGTTAGTTAATCTTCTGCAGAGTGATATTTCTGCCGGCCAGTTTGGGCCAGGTGGAAAACAGGGAGCCGGCGGGGTTGGTGTTAACCAGGCAAAACCGAAAAAGAAGAAGCCACCTCGTAAGAAGAAACccaaagcaggagaaggacAGCAGTCTGCTGAGGGGATGGG TGGTCTAGATTCAGTTTCACAAGGAATGGACGACGTAGACTTGCCAGGACTCGGTACTGAGCAAGGAGTCGGCATGGATTCTTCCAGCTCCTCAAAACTCCCTGAATTCGCTAGCCGCCCAG GCTTCTCCGGCCAGTCAGGAGATCAAAGGGTATTGCAGCAAATGCCAATTCAGTTCATGgcacaacagcaacagcagatgCAGCAAATGCAGCAGCAACAGTTGCAGCAGCAACAGTTACAGCATCAGCAAAtgcatcaacagcagcagcaacagcagcagcagcaacaacaacaaatgcaACAGCAGCAAATGCAACAGCAACAGATGCATATGCAGGGTATGCAGATTCCTGCAGGTCAAGCTGGAACACCACAAGGTTCGCAAGGACAACATCAGATTCATCCCCATCAGTTGCAGCTGCAACAGCAGCCACCACAGCatctgcagcaacaacagcagcagcagcagcagcaacagcagcagccaccgacatcacaacaacaacaacaacaacaacaacagcagcagcagcaacaacaacaacatatgatgatgatgcttaAAATGCAACAGGAGCAAGCAAAGAATCGTCCTCCGCTCCAGCAAGGTGGACACCCCCAAAGAAGTCTCGTCAATCCTAACGATCCTGCACAGAGAATGCCCGTCTCACAACAGGGCAACATGCCGGTAATGATCAATCTTCAAGGCCATGGAGGTGTTCCTCCCTCTCCAGATAAAGCCAGAGGAATGCCCATCGTGAACTCTCAGTTGGGTGGCCCAGCAAGAAGGATGCCCCATCCAGATGTTGGGCAAGTGAACCCAGGAATGCCACCAGAGGAGACATCAGGAGCCCCTAACTTGCAAGACAGGGCGTCAATTGAAATGGCACCTCAATCAGGAAACGGCGGTCAGCAAAATATTGGCAGCCAAGGTCCTAATCCACACTTGTTGAAGTCTGTGCCTTCATCCATACCTCAGCAACCAGGAGCAAGTCCACAGCAACAGCCTCAACAAGTTCCACCAATGGCCAGCTCGCATAATCTTCACTTTCCCACTGCCCCTTCAACTTCCCAGAGCTCCCGCCCTAAGACACCAAACCGTGCCAGTCCCAGACCGTACCACCATCCGCTGACTCCAACCAACCGTCCGCCCAGCACCGAGCCTTCAGAGATTAATCTGTCTCCTGAGAGGCTGAATGCATCAATTGCTGGTCTTTTCCCCCCTAAGATTAACATCCCTCTGCCACCTCGGCAGCTTAATCAGAGTCGAGGTTTTGATCAGCAGGGTCTAAACCCAACCACTCTGAAAGCTATTGGACAGGCTCCACCAGGCCTTACTTCACTTACTAACAACAATACCTCTAgcggcaataataataataataatgtccagCAGGGTTTTACACCAGGTAGTAGCACGGCAAGTACAGGGGTGAAGCAAGAAAAACAGCCTGGTGCGGTACAGGCGAAACGGGCTAGTCCCAGTAATAGTCGGCGCTCTAGCCCTGCCTCAAATAGGAAAGCTGCCACTCCAAGCCCAGGGAGGCAGAAGGGCACTAAGAACTCTCTAACCTCTCCTTCACATCAGCAGCAAATGGCAAGTTCCCAAGCTGTAATGGCCGGTTCTTCAGTGCTGTCAAGTCCCACGGCATCTATGCCATCTGCCGGGACCCTAGATCCCCAGCAGAGTCTGAATCCTCTACCAACTCTACCAAGTAATCCGGAGCCGATGAGGGATAGCCAGATGCAGGCACCACAACCAGAGCAGCGTCAAACAGTACAGGCACCAAGAGAGCCATTTGCTCACAGAATGGCAAGTCCACGGGTGCCGTCTCAGGAGCCAAAAGGTCAAGAGGCCGGTGGTGCACTTGAGCAACCATCTGAGGAGGTGCATCAGCCTCAGAATACGGCACAACAAGAACCTGGCTCTGTAGTTTCTCCAGCTTTCAGAGATGCCCCAACATCCCTCAATCAGTTGCTGGACAATACAAACCTACCATCCTTGCCCATGAAACCACCCAAGGTCACGCCCCCAGCGGGTGGAGATCTGTTGCCAAAAGGGAGCCCTCGACCTTCAGTGGATCAAGAAAGTCAGCGTAACCCTGGCACCCCACTAAACACAGAGAGCGGGCTTCCTTCATTGCCTGGGAACGAACCTGAGCAGAAACCCAAGGTCGGGTCAATGCCGAGCCCAAACTTGGTTTCGAGTAGCAGTGCAAACCTTCAGTCATCTTGCGCTGTGTCAAGTATCAGTTCAGGTCCAGCTTTACTTTCTAGCACCACTTCAACTGCTGGCTTGCATCCCAGTTCTTCTGCGAGCCCAAATCCCAACACTAAACCCATTGCCAGTATGTCACAAACGGTCTTGCAGCGACCCACCTCGTCAGGACCTACTCCGCCAAATCAGATAACGGTCTTTGTGACCTCCAATGCCATAAGTTCTGCTGCTAGCACTGTATCTGCTGTACCCCCTAACATCGTCTCTACTGTCCTTGCAGTCCCCAGCAAAAACATAAGACCTCCAGAGGTGCGCCAGTCCGCCTCCACTCAGAATCGCCCTCAGTTTATCACAACGCCCGTGTTCATCAACCCTATTTTCCAAGTCCCTGCTTCCTCTGTACCGTCGAGCACTAACGTGGTGTCTCAGCCCGTCACTATGGTAGGGCCCATACAAATGTCTGCAAATATTCAGCTCACCCACGCTCccgtttcagctgcagctgcagttTCTGCGTCTGCGTCCGCTTCGATGGCTACACATTCTCCTGCTGTAAGCATAGCCACTAGTCAGCCGGGTCGTACCATGATTGGACAGATTCAAGTGCAAGTGCCAGCAAGTCAGGCTTCCCCTGCAAGTACTACGCTGCCACCTCCACAGCCAAGCCCTGCTGCAGCTCCCAAGCAGGACAACGGTTCAGATGCTTCAAAATCGAGTCCTGTTGGACAACCATCTCTCCAGCCTAGTTCATCCCCATGTACATCCCCACCTTTTCAGCAGCCTCTCCACCAGGCTTCTCCACCTGCCTGCTCTAGTCCAGGAGTTACTGGATCTGTTGCCCGTAGGAGTCCCCTCTCGCCGCCGGCTGCCGTCAAGAACAGCAGTCCGCTCCAGCCTGTCTTGAACAAAGCTGACGGACATAGTATAAGCCAGGCGGGGAAAACCGTAGACGTTGCGCCACCTCAAGGGAACCCTCGCGTGATTACAAATGACATGCTTTCCAGTTCCCAGCCCTCTTCCGCACCTGTCTCAGCTGCGCCAGCAGCACCTCAGCCATTAGCACCACTACCCCCGGTTTCCTCCTCTGCACCTGCACCGGTTCCTACACCAGTTTCCTCCTCTAGCCCTGCAACTAACCCTCCTGCAGCCACCCCCAGTCCCACCGTAGTACCTCTGGCCAGTCCTGTTACCAGTTCCCCATCCACTACCATGCCTGCGCCATCGCTTCCTCCCCCTGCTTCTGTCCCAGTAGTGTCGTCGTCATCACCGCTCCCAGCTGTGGAACAGCAGCCTAGTACAGGAATGGAGACTGGCTTGCCCGGTCCAGCACAAACTGGGCAACCTGCTGCAGATGCCTCTGGGAGTCTCTCAG CAGCTCAGCCAGATGTCGCACAGGAGGAACAGCGTTTGGGTGACCAACCTG